One window from the genome of Pedococcus badiiscoriae encodes:
- the dnaK gene encoding molecular chaperone DnaK → MGRAVGIDLGTTNSVIAAMEGGQPTVIPNAEGNRTTPSVVAFLESGERLVGQMARRQAILNPKGTIYSAKRFVGRKHDEVQSELDAVSYDVVSGPDGAVRFSVHGKLYAPEEISAQVLRKLADNAGKTLGERVTEAVITVPAHFNDAQRQATKDAGKIAGLEVLRIINEPTAAALAYGMDKLENETILVFDLGGGTFDVSILTVGEGVVEVRSTAGDTHLGGDDFDRRVVDYLADEFKKENGIDLRQDPQALQRLFEAAEKAKVELSSVTQTAVNLPFVTADASGPKHLNINLMRSTFDQLTADLVERCMGPVKQAMGDAKVTADDIDEVILVGGSTRIPAVQDLVRRMTGGKEPNMTVNPDEVVALGAAVQAAIIKGDVKDVLLLDVTPLSLGLETQGGVMTKVIERNTTIPARRTEVFSTAEDNQGAVDVVVLQGERERASDNRALARFRLENIRPAPRGEPQIEVTFDIDANGILHVSAKDKDTGAEQQVTISETSTLSQEEVERMVSDAEAHRSEDAQLRELVDARNELDSVTYQVQRRLEQGGSAIPEHERARAEMLVNDARAALDEQAPIDRLRSLTGELHQMAQALSTSAQSQAGTGYAGESAGSGQVGPSDDSDDVIDAEFTAH, encoded by the coding sequence ATGGGTAGGGCCGTAGGTATCGATCTGGGAACGACGAACTCGGTGATCGCGGCGATGGAGGGTGGCCAGCCGACGGTCATCCCCAACGCCGAAGGAAACCGGACCACGCCCTCCGTCGTCGCGTTCCTCGAGAGCGGTGAACGACTCGTGGGCCAGATGGCCCGGCGACAGGCGATCCTCAACCCCAAGGGCACGATCTACTCGGCCAAGCGCTTCGTGGGCCGCAAGCACGACGAGGTGCAGAGCGAGCTCGACGCCGTCTCCTACGATGTCGTCTCCGGACCGGACGGGGCGGTGCGCTTCTCCGTCCACGGCAAGCTCTATGCGCCGGAGGAGATCTCCGCGCAGGTCCTGCGCAAGCTGGCGGACAACGCCGGCAAGACGCTCGGTGAGCGGGTCACCGAAGCGGTCATCACCGTGCCCGCCCACTTCAACGACGCGCAGCGGCAGGCCACCAAGGACGCGGGCAAGATCGCCGGCCTCGAGGTGCTCCGGATCATCAACGAGCCCACTGCTGCGGCGCTCGCATACGGCATGGACAAGCTCGAGAACGAGACCATCCTGGTCTTCGACCTCGGCGGCGGCACCTTCGACGTCAGCATCCTGACGGTCGGTGAAGGCGTCGTCGAAGTGCGGTCCACGGCAGGCGACACCCACCTCGGCGGGGACGACTTCGACCGGCGGGTCGTGGACTACCTCGCGGACGAGTTCAAGAAGGAGAACGGCATCGACCTTCGGCAGGACCCGCAAGCCCTGCAGCGCCTGTTCGAGGCGGCCGAGAAGGCCAAGGTCGAGCTGTCCTCCGTCACCCAGACGGCAGTGAACCTCCCGTTCGTGACGGCGGACGCCTCCGGCCCCAAGCACCTCAACATCAACCTGATGCGCTCCACGTTCGACCAGCTCACCGCGGACCTGGTCGAACGCTGCATGGGCCCGGTCAAGCAGGCCATGGGTGACGCGAAGGTCACCGCGGACGACATCGACGAGGTGATCCTCGTCGGCGGCTCCACGCGCATCCCTGCGGTGCAGGACCTGGTGCGCCGGATGACCGGTGGCAAGGAACCCAACATGACCGTCAACCCGGACGAGGTCGTCGCACTCGGCGCGGCCGTGCAGGCGGCGATCATCAAGGGCGACGTGAAGGACGTCCTGCTCCTGGACGTCACCCCCCTCTCACTGGGGTTGGAGACGCAGGGCGGGGTGATGACCAAGGTCATCGAGCGCAACACCACGATCCCGGCGCGGCGCACCGAGGTCTTCAGCACCGCCGAGGACAACCAGGGGGCAGTGGACGTGGTCGTGCTCCAGGGCGAGCGTGAGCGGGCCAGCGACAACCGGGCCCTGGCCCGGTTCCGGCTGGAGAACATCCGGCCCGCACCTCGAGGGGAGCCGCAGATCGAGGTCACCTTCGACATCGACGCCAACGGCATCCTGCACGTCTCCGCCAAGGACAAGGACACTGGCGCCGAGCAACAGGTCACCATCAGCGAGACCTCGACCCTGAGCCAGGAGGAGGTCGAACGCATGGTCTCGGACGCCGAGGCGCACCGCAGCGAGGATGCCCAGCTCCGTGAGCTGGTCGACGCCCGCAACGAGCTCGACTCCGTGACCTACCAGGTGCAGCGCCGGCTGGAGCAGGGCGGCAGCGCGATTCCCGAGCACGAGCGCGCCCGGGCGGAGATGTTGGTCAACGACGCGCGGGCGGCCCTCGACGAGCAGGCGCCGATCGACCGCCTGCGGTCCCTCACCGGCGAGCTCCACCAGATGGCCCAGGCCCTCAGCACGTCTGCCCAGAGCCAGGCCGGCACCGGGTACGCCGGGGAGTCGGCCGGGTCCGGCCAGGTGGGGCCCAGCGATGACTCGGACGACGTGATCGACGCCGAGTTCACGGCGCACTGA
- a CDS encoding nucleotide exchange factor GrpE produces MSEQETPEQETPEQRPVDADVVDSTAETEKQIAELEDSWRRTAAELDNFRKRCARDLVRAREQERALVAARWLPVLDNLERALEHASSNPDQIVEGVRAVHQQGVAILADLGYPRRDDETGKPFDPARHEAVGTVAAADLVPGTVAHVVRPGYGPDAEILRPASVVVATRSE; encoded by the coding sequence ATGTCCGAGCAAGAGACACCCGAGCAGGAGACACCCGAGCAGAGGCCTGTCGACGCGGACGTCGTCGACAGCACCGCCGAGACCGAGAAGCAGATCGCCGAGCTCGAGGACTCGTGGCGCCGCACCGCCGCCGAGCTGGACAACTTCCGCAAGCGCTGCGCCAGGGACCTCGTCCGGGCCCGCGAGCAGGAGCGGGCCTTGGTGGCCGCGCGCTGGCTGCCGGTCCTCGACAACCTCGAGCGTGCGCTCGAGCACGCCTCCTCGAACCCGGACCAGATCGTCGAGGGCGTCCGCGCCGTGCACCAGCAGGGAGTCGCGATCCTCGCGGACCTGGGCTACCCCCGGCGCGACGACGAGACCGGCAAGCCTTTCGACCCCGCCCGCCACGAAGCCGTCGGCACCGTTGCAGCCGCGGACCTCGTGCCCGGGACGGTCGCGCACGTCGTCAGGCCCGGATACGGGCCCGACGCCGAGATCCTCCGGCCGGCGTCTGTCGTAGTGGCGACCAGGAGCGAGTGA
- a CDS encoding DnaJ C-terminal domain-containing protein, producing MARDFYEVLGLSRDAEQSEIQRAYRRLARTLHPDVNKDPAAEERFKELSEAYDVLSDPDQRTRYDAFGADFRRVGADVDPDAYRRARAYAGAGAGGGRSSGWGGGGPSTGGFRYSGSGDDVDLEDLLGGIFGGRGRGRGGWGPLAGSDHETEVEVSIEEAYHGTQRTLSISGPDGPRTLDVTVPAGVVDGQRIRLRGQGGQGSGGGEAGDLYLVVRIAPHPRYRLEGRDLHLLMPLAPWEAALGSSVDIDTPGGPATVTVPAGTSSHRRLRLKGRGLPNKRGKPGDLYAEAQIKVPTSPSAEERELLERLGKVSSFDPRGTR from the coding sequence ATGGCCCGGGACTTCTACGAGGTCCTGGGGCTTTCCCGCGATGCCGAACAGTCGGAGATCCAGCGGGCCTACCGCAGGCTTGCCCGCACACTCCACCCGGATGTCAACAAGGATCCCGCCGCGGAGGAACGGTTCAAGGAGCTCTCCGAGGCCTACGACGTGCTCTCCGACCCCGACCAGCGCACGAGGTACGACGCGTTCGGGGCGGACTTCCGGCGCGTCGGTGCCGACGTGGACCCCGATGCCTACCGCCGCGCGCGCGCCTATGCGGGGGCCGGTGCCGGCGGCGGGCGGTCGAGCGGCTGGGGCGGGGGAGGTCCCTCGACCGGGGGCTTCCGGTACTCCGGCTCCGGCGACGACGTCGACCTGGAGGACCTGCTCGGCGGCATCTTCGGCGGTCGCGGCCGCGGCCGCGGTGGCTGGGGACCGCTCGCCGGCTCCGACCACGAGACCGAGGTGGAGGTGAGCATCGAGGAGGCGTACCACGGGACCCAGCGCACCCTGTCGATCAGTGGTCCTGACGGTCCGCGCACCCTCGACGTGACCGTCCCCGCAGGCGTGGTGGACGGCCAGCGGATCCGGCTGCGCGGCCAGGGCGGTCAGGGATCCGGCGGAGGCGAGGCGGGCGACCTGTACCTCGTCGTGCGCATCGCGCCCCACCCTCGCTACCGGCTCGAGGGCCGGGACCTGCACCTGCTGATGCCCTTGGCCCCGTGGGAGGCCGCCCTCGGCTCGTCGGTGGACATCGACACCCCCGGCGGCCCGGCCACCGTCACCGTGCCGGCGGGCACCTCCAGTCATCGCCGCCTGCGGCTCAAGGGCCGCGGGCTGCCGAACAAGCGGGGCAAGCCGGGTGACCTGTATGCCGAGGCGCAGATCAAGGTCCCCACGTCACCGTCGGCGGAGGAACGCGAGCTGCTCGAGCGACTCGGCAAGGTCTCGAGCTTCGACCCCCGGGGGACACGATGA
- a CDS encoding chaperone modulator CbpM, giving the protein MTQPTTGAPTGTRWALARPYRLSLDSYARITGVHPELVRRLVTLGLLDITRDAEGNLWFDPSQVREMATIQRLHLRLNLSYSSLGLVMDLLNRISELERSPRRSPGDRGVRWT; this is encoded by the coding sequence ATGACACAGCCGACCACCGGGGCACCGACCGGGACGAGGTGGGCGCTGGCCCGCCCCTACCGCCTGAGCCTGGACAGCTACGCCCGCATCACCGGGGTGCACCCCGAGCTGGTGCGCCGACTGGTCACGCTCGGACTGCTCGACATCACCCGGGACGCTGAGGGCAACCTCTGGTTCGACCCGTCCCAGGTGCGGGAGATGGCCACCATCCAGCGACTGCACCTGCGGCTGAACCTCAGCTACTCGTCGCTCGGCCTGGTGATGGACCTGCTCAACCGGATCTCCGAGCTCGAGAGATCCCCCCGGCGCTCGCCAGGAGATAGGGGAGTTCGATGGACCTGA
- the clpB gene encoding ATP-dependent chaperone ClpB: MDLNRLTQKSQEALHDAQTKALRFGHQEVDGEHLLLALLEQGDGLVPPLLARAGADVVRLREDVEAELEKRPRVTGSGAEPGKVYVTQRLNRVLEGAEKEARRLKDEYVSVEHLVVALLDEGSGSAAGRVLAQHGVTRDSFLQTLTAVRGSQRVTSATPEGTYEALAKYGRDLVADAAAGRLEPVIGRDSEIRRAVQILSRKSKNNPVLIGEPGVGKTAIVEGLAQRIHHGDVPEGLRDKTVFALDMGSLVAGAKYRGEFEERLKAVLNEVLAAEGKILLFVDELHTVVGAGASEGAMDAGQMLKPMLARGELHMIGATTLDEYRTHIEKDAALERRFQPVLVDEPSVEDALSILRGLRERFEVFHGVKIHDGALVAAVTLSDRYISERFLPDKAIDLVDEACAMLRTEIDSMPTELDELTRRVTRSEIEEAAIAQETDPASKRRLEDLRRELADLKAEADAMRAQWEAERQALHEVQALRQEIEQVRVESERAEREYDLNRAATLRHGKLPELERRLTAAEERLAAKQAGRRLLREVVTADEIAAIVARWTGIPLDRLQEGERQKILRLDEVLHERVIGQDEAVQLVSDAVVRARSGIKNPTRPIGSFVFLGPTGVGKTELAKALAEALFDSEENIIRIDMSEYQERHTVSRLVGAPPGYVGFEEGGQLTEAVRRKHYSVILLDEIEKAHVDVFNTLLQVLDDGRLTDSHGRTVDFRNTVIIMTSNLGSEHLLEGVTPDGEIKPEARAMVMSSLRSHFRPEFLNRVDEIVLFKPLTFTQIERIADLQLGELRERLAEQRITLEATDQARRFMAEQGFDPAYGARPLRRFISREVETRVARALLRGELPEDSTIVVDVANGELTAIPKAPDTSEKAVA; the protein is encoded by the coding sequence ATGGACCTGAACCGGCTCACACAGAAGTCGCAGGAAGCACTGCACGACGCCCAGACCAAGGCGCTCCGGTTCGGTCACCAGGAGGTGGACGGCGAGCACCTGCTGCTGGCGCTGCTCGAGCAGGGTGACGGGTTGGTCCCGCCGCTCCTGGCCCGGGCGGGGGCGGACGTGGTGCGGCTTCGGGAAGACGTGGAGGCCGAGCTCGAGAAGCGTCCGCGCGTCACGGGCTCCGGCGCCGAGCCCGGGAAGGTGTACGTCACCCAGAGGTTGAACCGCGTCCTCGAGGGAGCCGAGAAGGAGGCCCGCAGGCTGAAGGACGAGTACGTCTCGGTGGAGCACCTGGTGGTCGCGCTGCTCGACGAGGGCTCCGGTTCGGCAGCGGGTCGGGTCCTCGCGCAGCACGGCGTGACGCGGGACTCGTTCCTGCAGACGCTGACAGCGGTGCGGGGTTCCCAGCGGGTCACCTCCGCCACGCCCGAGGGGACGTATGAGGCCCTCGCCAAGTACGGTCGCGACCTCGTCGCGGACGCGGCCGCCGGACGCCTGGAGCCAGTGATCGGCCGGGACTCGGAGATCCGTCGAGCCGTCCAGATCCTGTCGCGCAAGAGCAAGAACAACCCGGTGCTGATCGGGGAGCCCGGGGTCGGGAAGACCGCCATCGTCGAGGGTCTGGCGCAGCGGATCCACCACGGCGACGTGCCTGAGGGGCTGCGCGACAAGACCGTCTTCGCCCTCGACATGGGTTCCCTCGTCGCCGGTGCGAAGTACCGCGGCGAGTTCGAGGAACGCCTCAAGGCCGTCCTCAACGAGGTCCTGGCCGCTGAGGGCAAGATCCTGTTGTTCGTCGACGAGCTGCACACCGTGGTCGGTGCCGGCGCGTCGGAAGGTGCGATGGACGCGGGCCAGATGCTGAAGCCCATGCTGGCCCGCGGCGAGCTGCACATGATCGGTGCCACCACGCTCGACGAGTACCGGACCCACATCGAGAAGGACGCGGCCCTCGAGCGCCGGTTCCAACCGGTTCTGGTCGACGAACCGAGCGTCGAGGACGCCCTGTCGATCCTGCGGGGACTGCGCGAGCGGTTCGAGGTCTTCCACGGCGTCAAGATCCACGACGGCGCGCTGGTCGCCGCGGTCACGTTGAGCGACCGCTACATCTCCGAGCGCTTCCTGCCCGACAAGGCCATCGACCTGGTCGACGAGGCCTGCGCGATGTTGCGCACCGAGATCGACTCCATGCCCACCGAGCTCGACGAGCTCACCCGCCGGGTGACGCGCTCCGAGATCGAGGAGGCCGCGATCGCCCAGGAGACGGATCCAGCCAGCAAGCGCCGCCTGGAGGACCTGCGCAGGGAGCTGGCCGACCTCAAGGCAGAGGCCGATGCCATGCGCGCCCAGTGGGAGGCGGAGCGCCAAGCGCTCCACGAGGTCCAGGCGCTGCGGCAGGAGATCGAGCAGGTGCGCGTCGAGAGCGAACGTGCCGAGCGGGAGTACGACCTGAACCGGGCCGCGACCCTGCGCCATGGCAAGCTGCCCGAGCTCGAGCGAAGGCTCACGGCGGCGGAGGAGCGGCTCGCGGCCAAGCAAGCCGGCAGACGCCTGCTGCGCGAGGTCGTCACGGCCGACGAGATCGCCGCCATCGTGGCGCGGTGGACGGGCATCCCGTTGGACCGCCTCCAGGAGGGCGAGCGGCAGAAGATCCTTCGCCTCGACGAGGTGCTCCATGAGCGGGTGATCGGCCAGGACGAGGCGGTGCAGCTGGTGAGCGACGCCGTCGTGCGGGCGCGCTCCGGCATCAAGAACCCGACCCGTCCGATCGGCTCCTTCGTCTTCCTCGGCCCGACCGGCGTGGGCAAGACCGAGCTAGCCAAGGCCCTCGCGGAGGCCCTCTTCGACAGCGAGGAGAACATCATCCGCATCGACATGAGCGAGTACCAGGAGCGTCACACGGTGAGCCGGCTCGTGGGGGCCCCACCCGGCTACGTCGGGTTCGAGGAAGGCGGCCAGCTGACCGAGGCGGTCCGGCGCAAGCACTACTCGGTCATCCTGCTCGACGAGATCGAGAAGGCCCATGTGGACGTCTTCAACACCCTGCTCCAGGTCCTCGACGACGGGCGCCTCACGGACTCTCATGGACGCACGGTCGACTTCCGCAACACCGTCATCATCATGACCTCCAACCTCGGGTCGGAGCACCTGCTCGAGGGCGTCACGCCAGACGGTGAGATCAAGCCGGAGGCCCGCGCCATGGTGATGAGCTCCCTGCGGTCCCACTTCCGGCCGGAGTTCCTGAACAGGGTCGACGAGATCGTGCTGTTCAAGCCGCTGACCTTCACGCAGATCGAGCGCATCGCCGACCTGCAGCTGGGCGAGCTGCGCGAGCGGCTGGCGGAGCAGCGGATCACGCTCGAGGCCACCGACCAGGCCCGCCGGTTCATGGCGGAGCAGGGCTTCGACCCGGCATACGGCGCCCGACCCCTGCGGCGGTTCATCTCGCGTGAGGTGGAGACCCGCGTGGCCCGCGCGCTCCTGCGCGGTGAGCTGCCCGAGGACTCGACCATCGTGGTCGATGTCGCCAACGGGGAGCTCACTGCCATCCCGAAAGCACCCGACACCTCGGAGAAGGCAGTGGCATGA
- the trxA gene encoding thioredoxin: MNTTLKGPTTIVVCANCGTKNRVPAVAGGAPRCGKCRNPLAWVVDTSDADFAAVVDRSTIPVLVDVWAPWCGPCRMVSPALEQLATELAGKLKLVKVNADEAPEVSRRFEVQAIPTLVLMNRGQVVVKQVGAAPVPALRSWLTQHLPKEDPEPDRSSRDEPSGRDDPPTQGARQ, translated from the coding sequence ATGAACACGACGCTGAAGGGCCCGACCACCATCGTCGTGTGCGCGAACTGCGGCACGAAGAACCGCGTGCCCGCGGTCGCAGGCGGGGCACCCCGCTGCGGAAAGTGCCGGAACCCTCTTGCCTGGGTGGTCGACACGTCAGACGCGGACTTCGCCGCCGTGGTGGACCGCTCGACCATCCCCGTCCTCGTCGACGTGTGGGCGCCGTGGTGCGGTCCCTGCCGGATGGTCAGCCCGGCACTGGAGCAGCTGGCGACCGAGCTTGCGGGAAAGCTGAAGCTGGTCAAGGTCAACGCGGACGAGGCGCCGGAGGTCAGTCGCCGCTTCGAGGTCCAGGCGATCCCGACGCTGGTCCTGATGAACCGCGGTCAAGTCGTGGTCAAGCAGGTCGGGGCCGCGCCCGTACCCGCTCTGCGGTCGTGGCTCACGCAGCACCTCCCCAAGGAAGACCCCGAGCCCGACCGCTCGAGCCGGGACGAGCCCTCGGGCCGGGACGACCCACCGACCCAGGGCGCCCGGCAGTGA
- a CDS encoding UBP-type zinc finger domain-containing protein, whose protein sequence is MHLRQCLTCGQVCCCDSSPMRHARAHAATAGHVIVRSIEPGESWRWCYADEQYV, encoded by the coding sequence GTGCACCTGCGGCAGTGCCTCACCTGCGGACAGGTGTGCTGTTGCGACTCCTCTCCGATGCGCCACGCTCGCGCCCACGCCGCCACGGCTGGCCACGTCATCGTGCGTTCAATCGAGCCGGGGGAGAGCTGGAGGTGGTGCTATGCCGACGAGCAGTACGTCTGA
- a CDS encoding FAD-dependent oxidoreductase, which yields MPTSSTSEREPPDLPETPDTTGAYPRLTDEQLMMLSRYGERKSLPQGTTLFCEGDRDCGLFIVLEGKVQVVQEDRPGEGARVIAVHGPGRFVGDLSILTGQAVYVTGIAQTDVEVLEIPYDQLKEAVTQDRALGDLILRAFILRRNIHADLGAGLQIIGSRYSADTRLLRDFASRNRVPYRWEDVEEDPEAETTLRAFGIPPEQTPVVIWKGQTVLRRPSIRELAELLGLREDAAARDACDLLVVGAGPAGLAAAVSAASEGLSTVVLDAIATGGQAGTSSQIENYLGFPAGISGAELADRAVIQARKFGATFTIPGEARSLDRLDGHFVVSLADGAQVEAHTVVLATGVRYRRLEVPGMDRFEGPSVYYAATEFEARLCRGDPVVVVGGGNSAGQAALFLSRNAAHVNLVIRHDDLNRDMSRYLADRILSAARVQVWRNREVCELQGDLGLEEVIVRDLRTDEREALRATALFVLIGSEPNTRWLDDVVTLDDSGFVLTGAGAQGAAMFATASAGVFAVGDVRSGSVKRVASAVGEGAVAVRLVYEHLVRGGRR from the coding sequence ATGCCGACGAGCAGTACGTCTGAGCGCGAGCCCCCGGACCTGCCGGAGACCCCGGACACCACCGGTGCCTATCCCCGGCTCACCGACGAGCAGCTGATGATGCTCTCGCGGTACGGCGAGCGGAAGAGTCTGCCCCAGGGCACCACGTTGTTCTGTGAGGGGGACCGCGACTGCGGGCTGTTCATCGTGCTGGAGGGCAAGGTCCAGGTCGTCCAGGAGGACCGACCTGGGGAAGGTGCGCGCGTCATCGCGGTCCACGGCCCGGGTCGGTTCGTGGGTGACCTGTCGATCCTGACCGGCCAGGCCGTCTACGTCACCGGCATCGCCCAGACGGATGTCGAGGTGCTGGAGATCCCGTACGACCAGCTCAAGGAGGCGGTCACCCAGGACCGGGCACTGGGCGACCTGATCCTGCGGGCCTTCATCCTGCGACGCAACATCCACGCCGACCTGGGCGCCGGCCTCCAGATCATCGGCTCCCGCTACTCGGCGGACACCCGCCTGCTGAGGGACTTCGCGAGCCGCAACCGCGTCCCGTACCGCTGGGAGGACGTCGAGGAGGATCCCGAGGCGGAGACCACCCTCCGGGCGTTCGGTATCCCACCCGAGCAGACCCCCGTCGTGATCTGGAAGGGGCAGACCGTCCTGCGCAGGCCGAGCATCAGGGAGCTGGCCGAGCTCCTCGGTCTGCGGGAGGACGCGGCGGCACGTGACGCCTGCGACCTGCTGGTGGTCGGCGCCGGTCCCGCGGGTCTGGCTGCTGCGGTGTCTGCAGCGTCCGAAGGACTCTCCACGGTCGTGCTCGACGCCATCGCGACGGGTGGGCAGGCGGGGACGTCGTCCCAGATCGAGAACTACCTCGGCTTTCCGGCGGGCATCTCGGGCGCGGAGCTCGCTGATCGAGCGGTGATCCAGGCCCGCAAGTTCGGCGCCACCTTCACGATCCCCGGTGAGGCCAGGTCGCTCGATCGCCTCGACGGTCACTTCGTCGTGAGCCTGGCGGACGGGGCCCAGGTGGAGGCGCACACCGTGGTGCTCGCGACCGGCGTGCGGTACCGCCGACTCGAGGTCCCCGGCATGGACCGGTTCGAGGGGCCGAGCGTCTACTACGCCGCCACCGAGTTCGAGGCACGGCTCTGCCGTGGCGACCCGGTCGTGGTCGTCGGTGGCGGGAACTCGGCCGGGCAGGCGGCACTGTTCCTGTCCCGGAACGCCGCCCACGTCAACCTCGTGATCCGCCACGACGACCTGAACCGCGACATGTCCCGCTACCTGGCAGACCGCATACTGTCCGCCGCCCGCGTGCAGGTCTGGCGCAACCGTGAGGTCTGCGAGCTGCAGGGGGACCTCGGCCTCGAGGAGGTCATCGTCCGCGACCTGAGGACGGACGAGCGCGAGGCTCTCCGTGCGACGGCGCTCTTCGTGCTGATCGGATCCGAGCCGAACACGCGCTGGCTCGATGACGTGGTCACGCTCGACGACTCGGGGTTCGTGCTCACCGGTGCTGGCGCGCAAGGGGCAGCCATGTTCGCGACGGCGAGCGCGGGCGTCTTCGCGGTCGGCGACGTGCGCAGCGGCTCGGTGAAGCGGGTGGCGTCCGCCGTGGGGGAGGGCGCGGTTGCCGTGCGCCTGGTCTACGAGCACCTCGTGAGGGGTGGTCGACGATGA
- a CDS encoding NADPH-dependent FMN reductase, which translates to MSSYRVGYFVGSLSSTSINRTLSRALINLAPSGLEFTEIPIGDLPLYSPDYDGSYPPEAVALKEAIAASEAVLFVTPEYNRSIPGALKNAIDWASRPWGQNSFDHMPAAVCGASIGQIGTAVAQQSLRGVLSFCNARQMTAPECYVQFTPEVFPGSGEVTDEATRDFLTAFMQEFRIHTERVLTVLPRS; encoded by the coding sequence ATGAGCTCCTACCGGGTCGGCTACTTCGTCGGAAGCCTCTCGTCCACCTCCATCAACCGGACCCTCAGCAGGGCATTGATCAACCTGGCGCCTTCGGGCCTGGAGTTCACCGAGATCCCCATCGGGGACCTCCCCCTGTACAGCCCGGACTACGACGGCAGCTACCCACCCGAGGCGGTCGCGCTGAAGGAAGCCATCGCGGCCTCCGAGGCGGTGCTGTTCGTGACCCCCGAGTACAACCGCTCCATTCCCGGCGCCCTCAAGAACGCCATCGACTGGGCTTCTCGCCCTTGGGGTCAGAACTCCTTCGACCACATGCCTGCCGCAGTCTGTGGAGCCTCGATCGGTCAGATCGGGACTGCGGTCGCGCAACAGAGCCTGCGGGGTGTGCTGAGCTTCTGCAACGCGCGCCAGATGACCGCGCCCGAGTGCTACGTGCAGTTCACTCCGGAGGTCTTCCCAGGGTCCGGTGAGGTGACTGACGAGGCGACCCGCGACTTCCTGACCGCCTTCATGCAGGAGTTCCGCATCCACACCGAACGGGTGCTCACGGTGCTCCCGCGCAGCTGA